The genomic stretch ACTTTTGATGATTATAGCGAAGACTATGAAAGTGTTTTTAAGATAAATAGAGCACGTTTTAAAATTGGAGGGCATGCTTTTCAACCGTGGTTAAAGTACTACTGGGAGTATGATGTTAGTCAGTCTAATTTACTTGACTTTAGATTAATGATCGAAAAGTGGGAGTGGCTGAATTTTAAAGTAGGTCAATGGAAAGTAGAGTTTACCAGAGAGCGTTTTATCAGCAGTGGCAAGCAGCAGATGGTAGATCGATCTATTTTAAATCGAGTCTTTACCGTAGATAGGCAGCAAGGTATAGAAGTATATGGCCGTCTGAAAGGTGATGGAATTGCTGACTTCAATTATTGGATAGGAACCTTCACAGGAACAGGTCTGGGAAATGGTTCCAATGATGACTCTCATTTAATGTATTTCGCTAGAGGGCAATGGAATTTTTTGGGAAGAGAAGTAAAGTTTGAAGGTAGTGATGTAGATATTAGTGAAAAGCCAGGAGGTATAATAGCGGTAGCTACCGTTAGCAATAGAAGTCCTTATACTCGTTTTTCCTCTGGTGGGGGTGGAAGCTTACCAGGCTTTGAGAACGGTGATGACGGACAGTACAGAGTAAATCAACTAAATATTGAAACAGCTTTTGTTTACAAAGGATTCAGCTGGCAATCCGAACTCCATCAAAAAGAAATTACCGACCGGTTGAGCAACGCTTCACCTGAGATATTGCATGGGTATTATGGACAGGCCGGGTACTTTTTTAATCAATTGATTGGGTGGTGGCCCAAACCACTTGAGCTCGCAGCACGTCATGCTGGTTATTTTCCCGACAGGGGGGCAAGTGATAGAATACAACATGAAACATCTTTAGCAGCCAATTGGTTTTTTGCAGGCCACAAAAATAAGCTCACTATGGAAATAAGTCGATTTGACGCGGAGGACTTAAACTTCGATTATCAAGAGCAATGGCGCTTTAGAATTCAGTGGGATATATCCATCTAAAACCCCTGCATCATTACCTTTTTTTGATTTACTCAGTCGCTGCTTCTACTTCTTTTTTTGGCTTTTTGGCAAAGAAGATATATAAAGCGGCAAGAAGGTTAATTCCCAATAGAATAATAAGGCCATATTGATTGAACCAGGCAATTACTGCTGCTGTATTATCTCTTATCCAAAAGAAAAAGATGATTCCCAGTACAATTCCAATAACCCCACTAATCGTATAGTTGCGAGTCATTTTTAGGCTTTGCATATTTCGAAGAAGCGCAGAGGAGGCAAAGGCAACTACTATTACTAAAATTAGTGTGAGTAAAAAGCTGAGGCTGGTGGGATTGATATCTACACCATGGGTAAACCACATTATAATATCCGAAAGAATAATTAGTCCAAGAGCAAAACCCCTCATGTATTTTCGTTTTTAGGTTGATGCTGCTAAAGTTATAAATACTTGCTTTACTTGTACATCATTGTGTTAAATATTCATGAGTATTTATAATTAAATGTGTTCATTATCCTACATAATTATATCCTTCTTGTAAGTTGTTGTAAAATTTAATTTTGATATTGTGAAGCATTATTCATGATGAATCATTTTCGCAATATGAAGTTTGTTTAACCAAAACCAATCATAATGAAATTTCTTGTCCCTTACGACTTTAGTGCTGTAACCAAAGCGGCCTTAGATTATTCCATAATGCTTTCAAAAAGCTTTCCTGGCGAAATAGAAGTGCTGCATATAATTGAAAGTGAAGATCAGCGGAAAGCTGCTGAGGACAAATTAGAACAGATTATCACTAATTTAAAAGTGAATTCAGGTACTGTTTTTACTCAAAAAGTAAGGGTAGGCAACATTCTCGAGGATATAAATATGGAAGCAAATGAGGGGCATGCTCAATTGCTAGTCATGGGAACTCATGGTTCACATGGTTTACAAAAACTACTTGGCTCAAATGCCATTAGGATAATTACTAATTCAAAAACACCTTTTGTAATTACTCAAAGTAAAGCAGCTGATGATATTAAAAACATTGTAATTCCGGTAGACTTGACCAAGGAAAGGATGCAAATACTTCGTTTTGCAACTTTGGCTGCAGCTAAGTTTAATGCAAGGGTGCACTTGGTTTGTAAAGCAGAAACGGATGAATTTTTATTGAATAAGCTCAACAACAATATTCAGCAGGCCAAATCTTTTTTAAGTAAAGAGGGGGTTTCTCATGAAGTACATTTGCTGGAGGGGAAAAAATCACTTCAGGATGAAGTAATGGATTATGGGTACGAGATTGGTACAGATCTTTTTGCCATTGCCCACTACCCAAAAGGTATTTTACCCCAGTTTGATTCCTTTTCGCAAGCAATGATCACCAATCCCAAAGAAGTACCGGTTTTGATTGTAAATGCTAGCGAAATAACAGGCGTGCGAGCTCAGTACTCATTTATTGGTATTTAGTTTATTAGCGTTATGTCTATTTCTAAAAAACCCGTTGGCGCCATAATTATTGGTGGAATATTTTTTCTGTTACCCGTGCTGGCCATCCTAGTGTTGGTCACCAGAGGGATTAAGATTTTATTGCCAGTCGGTAATAAGTTAGTAGATGTCTTAAACATTCATAGCCTTTTTGGGGCGGCCACCATCACCGTTGTTAGCTTAGTGTTGCTGCTTATTATTGCCTATTTGAGCGGTTTACTTTTAAGCAAAGGCTTTTTTAGAAGATGGAATAACGCTATTGAGGAGAAGC from Owenweeksia hongkongensis DSM 17368 encodes the following:
- a CDS encoding universal stress protein, translated to MKFLVPYDFSAVTKAALDYSIMLSKSFPGEIEVLHIIESEDQRKAAEDKLEQIITNLKVNSGTVFTQKVRVGNILEDINMEANEGHAQLLVMGTHGSHGLQKLLGSNAIRIITNSKTPFVITQSKAADDIKNIVIPVDLTKERMQILRFATLAAAKFNARVHLVCKAETDEFLLNKLNNNIQQAKSFLSKEGVSHEVHLLEGKKSLQDEVMDYGYEIGTDLFAIAHYPKGILPQFDSFSQAMITNPKEVPVLIVNASEITGVRAQYSFIGI
- a CDS encoding OprO/OprP family phosphate-selective porin yields the protein MQILKAKSTLIFSIICLVTSNLFGQGDDSTVVKNPNAVQAKYGSKGFEFTTNDNRFKLQIQSRLQFRFATPSDQDPQTFDDYSEDYESVFKINRARFKIGGHAFQPWLKYYWEYDVSQSNLLDFRLMIEKWEWLNFKVGQWKVEFTRERFISSGKQQMVDRSILNRVFTVDRQQGIEVYGRLKGDGIADFNYWIGTFTGTGLGNGSNDDSHLMYFARGQWNFLGREVKFEGSDVDISEKPGGIIAVATVSNRSPYTRFSSGGGGSLPGFENGDDGQYRVNQLNIETAFVYKGFSWQSELHQKEITDRLSNASPEILHGYYGQAGYFFNQLIGWWPKPLELAARHAGYFPDRGASDRIQHETSLAANWFFAGHKNKLTMEISRFDAEDLNFDYQEQWRFRIQWDISI